In the genome of Neodiprion pinetum isolate iyNeoPine1 chromosome 2, iyNeoPine1.2, whole genome shotgun sequence, one region contains:
- the roq gene encoding roquin-1 isoform X3 has translation MPIQAPQWTEFLSCPVCRHDFDATQRGPISLGCGHTVCRTCLANLQRKQCPFDQSVINTEVERLPVNDALLQLVGSPVSPNSGGADLKLVPIENHAHYLAAKCCIEELALYLKPCQATPATGGMGLVSRPMQRKLVTLVGCQLVEPEGRARAVRAARSLGERSVTELILQHQNPQQLSANLWAAVRARGCQFLGPAMQEEVLKLVLLALEDGSALSRKVLVMFVVQRLEPHFPQASKTSIGHVVQLLYRASCFKVSKREGDSSLMQLKEEFRTYEALRREHDAQIVQIATEAGLRIAPDQWSALLYGDTGHKSHMQSIIDKLQTPQSFAQSVQELVIALQRTPDPGQLSSLRPQLELLASIDPSPETEPPTWIECRASLEAVKTVVAALVEFIQQHGNRKPQDSTHTAGPGQPKYKVSMCRDLALRGSCPRTTSCTFAHSDQELDKYRSKNRKLTVRSSLSLSNNSETKIEKLAVISNNKGFKQCDDIVYHSGKPHDNGLRESTKVSPAQHPAVSNDNNFVGSLPSYISPPTQALPQLACGKTVEMQYSHYVMPGPPVEYNSPNLPIWDPSQITSTVHNNVPNNNKKRSVAKTLAMLLHRRNEIKKQLENIVGKQSTTQAKTNNTTQGDPLTSNFSIWSNISGSQISSSSNINHGNNFHHSDSILLDDEFVPFDAPPASKYGPISRVSKPLISQRHHRSPNPVQATALFGEGTPSVPRRPMPPVSPVTSWYYGHQPYAMGTNTGGQPVPSSALGDGYITIGRGMSETTSQVQLARQESMSKDFSLLLESQKVQQQLKHLEKKINDLKLATQGAAFSEGERLAQELQMIEAGIREKERDVRNWSPYGMSWIQPSSNLVQNHNLNREYRPDEEDTYEAGIANDMRELELRWEFELEEQEKRWSSEEDNIKK, from the exons ATGCCAATACAGGCACCTCAGTGGACggaatttctctcctgtccaGTTTGCCGTCATGACTTCGATGCCACCCAACGTGGGCCAATATCATTGGGATGTGGCCACACAGTCTGTCGCACTTGCCTCGCGAACCTTCAACGAAAGCAATGCCCATTTGACCAG AGCGTTATAAACACCGAAGTAGAAAGACTGCCTGTGAATGATGCGCTACTCCAGCTTGTCGGCAGCCCGGTTTCTCCTAATTCTGGCGGAGCCGATCTAAAACTTGTGCCTATTGAAAATCACGCCCATTATCTAGCCGCCAAATGTTGCATCGAAGAATTGGCGCTCTACCTTAAACCATGTCAGGCTACACCAGCCACAGGTG GAATGGGCCTTGTTTCTCGACCCATGCAAAGAAAGTTGGTTACATTGGTCGGATGTCAATTAGTGGAGCCAGAAGGACGTGCTCGAGCAGTGAGAGCAGCACGAAGCTTGGGAGAACGTTCTGTAACGGAATTGATTCTTCAGCATCAAAACCCGCAGCAGTTAAGCGCAAATTTGTGGGCCGCTGTGCGTGCTCGGGGTTGTCAATTTCTTGGTCCAG CCATGCAAGAGGAGGTACTGAAACTAGTTCTTTTGGCACTGGAAGACGGTTCTGCTCTTTCTAGGAAAGTCTTAGTCATGTTCGTAGTCCAGCGTCTGGAACCACATTTTCCCCAGGCTTCAAAAACCAGTATCGGACATGTCGTACAACTCCTTTATAGAGCGAGTTGCTTCAAG GTATCAAAACGTGAAGGTGATTCCTCGTTAATGCAACTGAAGGAGGAGTTCAGAACATACGAAGCTTTGAGAAGAGAACATGACGCTCAAATAGTTCAAATAGCCACGGAGGCAGGCCTGAGAATTGCACCTGACCAGTGGTCCGCCTTATTGTACGGGGACACGGGGCACAAATCTCACATGCAAAGTATCATTGACAAGCTTCAAACTCCGCAATCATTTGCTCAAAGTGTACAAGAACTTGTGATCGCACTTCAACGCACACCAGACCCGGGTCAGTTAAGCAGTCTTAGACCGCAGTTAGAATTGCTCGCTTCTATCGATCCCAGCCCAG AAACAGAGCCTCCGACATGGATTGAATGTCGTGCATCATTGGAAGCTGTAAAGACGGTTGTTGCTGCACTAGTAGAATTTATCCAGCAGCACGGGAATCGAAAACCACAGGATAGTACTCACACCGCAGGTCCTGGTCAACCCAAGTACAAAGTCAGTATGTGTCGTGACCTGGCTTTGAGAGGTTCCTGTCCTAGGACTACAAGTTGCACTTTTGCTCATAGCGACCAGGAACTTGATAA ATACAGATCAAAGAATCGAAAGTTAACCGTGAGATCAAGCCTTTCACTGTCAAATAATTCCGAAACAAAGATAGAAAAACTGGCAGTAATATCCAACAACAAAGGATTCAAACAGTGCGATGATATAGTTTACCATTCCGGCAAACCTCACGATAATGGTCTTCGTGAAA gTACTAAGGTTAGCCCTGCACAACATCCTGCAGTTTCGAATGACAACAACTTTGTCGGGTCTCTGCCAAGTTATATATCACCTCCAACGCAGGCTTTGCCACAGCTGGCATGTGGTAAAACTGTCGAAATGCAGTATTCGCATTACGTTATGCCTGGGCCACCTGTTGAATACAATTCTCCAAACCTACCTATTTGGGACCCCTCGCAAATAACATCCACTGTACACAACAACGTGCCTAATAACAATAAGAAG CGATCCGTGGCAAAAACTTTGGCGATGCTGCTCCACCGtcgtaatgaaataaaaaaacaactggaaaatattgttggaaaaCAGAGTACGACGCAGGCGAAAACT AATAACACCACTCAGGGAGATCCGTTGACATCTAATTTTTCCATATGGTCAAACATTTCTGGATCGCAAATATCTTCATCGTCCAATATAAAtcatggaaataattttcatcactcCGATTCTATATTGTTGGATGATGAATTCGTACCATTCGATGCCCCCCCAGCCAGCAAGTATGGCCCAATTTCTCGAGTCTCAAAGCCACTAATTAG TCAACGTCACCACAGATCACCGAATCCAGTACAAGCTACGGCTTTATTTGGAGAAGGAACTCCATCTGTACCAAGACGACCAATGCCTCCAGTGAGTCCTGTGACATCTTGGTACTATGGACACCAGC CGTATGCAATGGGTACAAATACTGGAGGTCAGCCTGTGCCAAGTTCTGCTCTTGGAGATGGGTACATCACAATCGGTCGAGGCATGTCTGAAACAACATCTCAAGTACAACTAGCACGTCAGGAGTCTATGTCAAAAGA TTTTAGTTTGCTGTTGGAGTCGCAAAAAGTGCAGCAGCAATTAAAGCATCTGGAAAAAAAGATTAACGATTTAAAG CTAGCCACCCAGGGAGCTGCTTTCAGTGAAGGAGAAAGATTGGCTCAGGAGTTGCAGATGATTGAGGCGGGCATTAGGGAAAAAGAAAGGGATGTACGGAATTGGAGTCCGTATGGTATGTCGTGGATTCAGCCATCAAGTAACTTAGTGCAGAATCACAACTTGAACAGGGAATACCGACCCGATGAA GAGGATACGTACGAAGCTGGAATAGCTAATGACATGCGGGAGTTGGAATTACGTTGGGAGTTTGAGTTGGAAGAGCAAGAGAAACGTTGGTCAAGCGAAGAAGATAATATCAAGAAGTAA
- the roq gene encoding roquin-1 isoform X2 produces the protein MPIQAPQWTEFLSCPVCRHDFDATQRGPISLGCGHTVCRTCLANLQRKQCPFDQSVINTEVERLPVNDALLQLVGSPVSPNSGGADLKLVPIENHAHYLAAKCCIEELALYLKPCQATPATGMGLVSRPMQRKLVTLVGCQLVEPEGRARAVRAARSLGERSVTELILQHQNPQQLSANLWAAVRARGCQFLGPAMQEEVLKLVLLALEDGSALSRKVLVMFVVQRLEPHFPQASKTSIGHVVQLLYRASCFKVSKREGDSSLMQLKEEFRTYEALRREHDAQIVQIATEAGLRIAPDQWSALLYGDTGHKSHMQSIIDKLQTPQSFAQSVQELVIALQRTPDPGQLSSLRPQLELLASIDPSPETEPPTWIECRASLEAVKTVVAALVEFIQQHGNRKPQDSTHTAGPGQPKYKVSMCRDLALRGSCPRTTSCTFAHSDQELDKYRSKNRKLTVRSSLSLSNNSETKIEKLAVISNNKGFKQCDDIVYHSGKPHDNGLRESTKVSPAQHPAVSNDNNFVGSLPSYISPPTQALPQLACGKTVEMQYSHYVMPGPPVEYNSPNLPIWDPSQITSTVHNNVPNNNKKQRSVAKTLAMLLHRRNEIKKQLENIVGKQSTTQAKTNNTTQGDPLTSNFSIWSNISGSQISSSSNINHGNNFHHSDSILLDDEFVPFDAPPASKYGPISRVSKPLISQRHHRSPNPVQATALFGEGTPSVPRRPMPPVSPVTSWYYGHQPYAMGTNTGGQPVPSSALGDGYITIGRGMSETTSQVQLARQESMSKDFSLLLESQKVQQQLKHLEKKINDLKLATQGAAFSEGERLAQELQMIEAGIREKERDVRNWSPYGMSWIQPSSNLVQNHNLNREYRPDEEDTYEAGIANDMRELELRWEFELEEQEKRWSSEEDNIKK, from the exons ATGCCAATACAGGCACCTCAGTGGACggaatttctctcctgtccaGTTTGCCGTCATGACTTCGATGCCACCCAACGTGGGCCAATATCATTGGGATGTGGCCACACAGTCTGTCGCACTTGCCTCGCGAACCTTCAACGAAAGCAATGCCCATTTGACCAG AGCGTTATAAACACCGAAGTAGAAAGACTGCCTGTGAATGATGCGCTACTCCAGCTTGTCGGCAGCCCGGTTTCTCCTAATTCTGGCGGAGCCGATCTAAAACTTGTGCCTATTGAAAATCACGCCCATTATCTAGCCGCCAAATGTTGCATCGAAGAATTGGCGCTCTACCTTAAACCATGTCAGGCTACACCAGCCACAG GAATGGGCCTTGTTTCTCGACCCATGCAAAGAAAGTTGGTTACATTGGTCGGATGTCAATTAGTGGAGCCAGAAGGACGTGCTCGAGCAGTGAGAGCAGCACGAAGCTTGGGAGAACGTTCTGTAACGGAATTGATTCTTCAGCATCAAAACCCGCAGCAGTTAAGCGCAAATTTGTGGGCCGCTGTGCGTGCTCGGGGTTGTCAATTTCTTGGTCCAG CCATGCAAGAGGAGGTACTGAAACTAGTTCTTTTGGCACTGGAAGACGGTTCTGCTCTTTCTAGGAAAGTCTTAGTCATGTTCGTAGTCCAGCGTCTGGAACCACATTTTCCCCAGGCTTCAAAAACCAGTATCGGACATGTCGTACAACTCCTTTATAGAGCGAGTTGCTTCAAG GTATCAAAACGTGAAGGTGATTCCTCGTTAATGCAACTGAAGGAGGAGTTCAGAACATACGAAGCTTTGAGAAGAGAACATGACGCTCAAATAGTTCAAATAGCCACGGAGGCAGGCCTGAGAATTGCACCTGACCAGTGGTCCGCCTTATTGTACGGGGACACGGGGCACAAATCTCACATGCAAAGTATCATTGACAAGCTTCAAACTCCGCAATCATTTGCTCAAAGTGTACAAGAACTTGTGATCGCACTTCAACGCACACCAGACCCGGGTCAGTTAAGCAGTCTTAGACCGCAGTTAGAATTGCTCGCTTCTATCGATCCCAGCCCAG AAACAGAGCCTCCGACATGGATTGAATGTCGTGCATCATTGGAAGCTGTAAAGACGGTTGTTGCTGCACTAGTAGAATTTATCCAGCAGCACGGGAATCGAAAACCACAGGATAGTACTCACACCGCAGGTCCTGGTCAACCCAAGTACAAAGTCAGTATGTGTCGTGACCTGGCTTTGAGAGGTTCCTGTCCTAGGACTACAAGTTGCACTTTTGCTCATAGCGACCAGGAACTTGATAA ATACAGATCAAAGAATCGAAAGTTAACCGTGAGATCAAGCCTTTCACTGTCAAATAATTCCGAAACAAAGATAGAAAAACTGGCAGTAATATCCAACAACAAAGGATTCAAACAGTGCGATGATATAGTTTACCATTCCGGCAAACCTCACGATAATGGTCTTCGTGAAA gTACTAAGGTTAGCCCTGCACAACATCCTGCAGTTTCGAATGACAACAACTTTGTCGGGTCTCTGCCAAGTTATATATCACCTCCAACGCAGGCTTTGCCACAGCTGGCATGTGGTAAAACTGTCGAAATGCAGTATTCGCATTACGTTATGCCTGGGCCACCTGTTGAATACAATTCTCCAAACCTACCTATTTGGGACCCCTCGCAAATAACATCCACTGTACACAACAACGTGCCTAATAACAATAAGAAG CAGCGATCCGTGGCAAAAACTTTGGCGATGCTGCTCCACCGtcgtaatgaaataaaaaaacaactggaaaatattgttggaaaaCAGAGTACGACGCAGGCGAAAACT AATAACACCACTCAGGGAGATCCGTTGACATCTAATTTTTCCATATGGTCAAACATTTCTGGATCGCAAATATCTTCATCGTCCAATATAAAtcatggaaataattttcatcactcCGATTCTATATTGTTGGATGATGAATTCGTACCATTCGATGCCCCCCCAGCCAGCAAGTATGGCCCAATTTCTCGAGTCTCAAAGCCACTAATTAG TCAACGTCACCACAGATCACCGAATCCAGTACAAGCTACGGCTTTATTTGGAGAAGGAACTCCATCTGTACCAAGACGACCAATGCCTCCAGTGAGTCCTGTGACATCTTGGTACTATGGACACCAGC CGTATGCAATGGGTACAAATACTGGAGGTCAGCCTGTGCCAAGTTCTGCTCTTGGAGATGGGTACATCACAATCGGTCGAGGCATGTCTGAAACAACATCTCAAGTACAACTAGCACGTCAGGAGTCTATGTCAAAAGA TTTTAGTTTGCTGTTGGAGTCGCAAAAAGTGCAGCAGCAATTAAAGCATCTGGAAAAAAAGATTAACGATTTAAAG CTAGCCACCCAGGGAGCTGCTTTCAGTGAAGGAGAAAGATTGGCTCAGGAGTTGCAGATGATTGAGGCGGGCATTAGGGAAAAAGAAAGGGATGTACGGAATTGGAGTCCGTATGGTATGTCGTGGATTCAGCCATCAAGTAACTTAGTGCAGAATCACAACTTGAACAGGGAATACCGACCCGATGAA GAGGATACGTACGAAGCTGGAATAGCTAATGACATGCGGGAGTTGGAATTACGTTGGGAGTTTGAGTTGGAAGAGCAAGAGAAACGTTGGTCAAGCGAAGAAGATAATATCAAGAAGTAA
- the roq gene encoding roquin-1 isoform X1 has product MPIQAPQWTEFLSCPVCRHDFDATQRGPISLGCGHTVCRTCLANLQRKQCPFDQSVINTEVERLPVNDALLQLVGSPVSPNSGGADLKLVPIENHAHYLAAKCCIEELALYLKPCQATPATGGMGLVSRPMQRKLVTLVGCQLVEPEGRARAVRAARSLGERSVTELILQHQNPQQLSANLWAAVRARGCQFLGPAMQEEVLKLVLLALEDGSALSRKVLVMFVVQRLEPHFPQASKTSIGHVVQLLYRASCFKVSKREGDSSLMQLKEEFRTYEALRREHDAQIVQIATEAGLRIAPDQWSALLYGDTGHKSHMQSIIDKLQTPQSFAQSVQELVIALQRTPDPGQLSSLRPQLELLASIDPSPETEPPTWIECRASLEAVKTVVAALVEFIQQHGNRKPQDSTHTAGPGQPKYKVSMCRDLALRGSCPRTTSCTFAHSDQELDKYRSKNRKLTVRSSLSLSNNSETKIEKLAVISNNKGFKQCDDIVYHSGKPHDNGLRESTKVSPAQHPAVSNDNNFVGSLPSYISPPTQALPQLACGKTVEMQYSHYVMPGPPVEYNSPNLPIWDPSQITSTVHNNVPNNNKKQRSVAKTLAMLLHRRNEIKKQLENIVGKQSTTQAKTNNTTQGDPLTSNFSIWSNISGSQISSSSNINHGNNFHHSDSILLDDEFVPFDAPPASKYGPISRVSKPLISQRHHRSPNPVQATALFGEGTPSVPRRPMPPVSPVTSWYYGHQPYAMGTNTGGQPVPSSALGDGYITIGRGMSETTSQVQLARQESMSKDFSLLLESQKVQQQLKHLEKKINDLKLATQGAAFSEGERLAQELQMIEAGIREKERDVRNWSPYGMSWIQPSSNLVQNHNLNREYRPDEEDTYEAGIANDMRELELRWEFELEEQEKRWSSEEDNIKK; this is encoded by the exons ATGCCAATACAGGCACCTCAGTGGACggaatttctctcctgtccaGTTTGCCGTCATGACTTCGATGCCACCCAACGTGGGCCAATATCATTGGGATGTGGCCACACAGTCTGTCGCACTTGCCTCGCGAACCTTCAACGAAAGCAATGCCCATTTGACCAG AGCGTTATAAACACCGAAGTAGAAAGACTGCCTGTGAATGATGCGCTACTCCAGCTTGTCGGCAGCCCGGTTTCTCCTAATTCTGGCGGAGCCGATCTAAAACTTGTGCCTATTGAAAATCACGCCCATTATCTAGCCGCCAAATGTTGCATCGAAGAATTGGCGCTCTACCTTAAACCATGTCAGGCTACACCAGCCACAGGTG GAATGGGCCTTGTTTCTCGACCCATGCAAAGAAAGTTGGTTACATTGGTCGGATGTCAATTAGTGGAGCCAGAAGGACGTGCTCGAGCAGTGAGAGCAGCACGAAGCTTGGGAGAACGTTCTGTAACGGAATTGATTCTTCAGCATCAAAACCCGCAGCAGTTAAGCGCAAATTTGTGGGCCGCTGTGCGTGCTCGGGGTTGTCAATTTCTTGGTCCAG CCATGCAAGAGGAGGTACTGAAACTAGTTCTTTTGGCACTGGAAGACGGTTCTGCTCTTTCTAGGAAAGTCTTAGTCATGTTCGTAGTCCAGCGTCTGGAACCACATTTTCCCCAGGCTTCAAAAACCAGTATCGGACATGTCGTACAACTCCTTTATAGAGCGAGTTGCTTCAAG GTATCAAAACGTGAAGGTGATTCCTCGTTAATGCAACTGAAGGAGGAGTTCAGAACATACGAAGCTTTGAGAAGAGAACATGACGCTCAAATAGTTCAAATAGCCACGGAGGCAGGCCTGAGAATTGCACCTGACCAGTGGTCCGCCTTATTGTACGGGGACACGGGGCACAAATCTCACATGCAAAGTATCATTGACAAGCTTCAAACTCCGCAATCATTTGCTCAAAGTGTACAAGAACTTGTGATCGCACTTCAACGCACACCAGACCCGGGTCAGTTAAGCAGTCTTAGACCGCAGTTAGAATTGCTCGCTTCTATCGATCCCAGCCCAG AAACAGAGCCTCCGACATGGATTGAATGTCGTGCATCATTGGAAGCTGTAAAGACGGTTGTTGCTGCACTAGTAGAATTTATCCAGCAGCACGGGAATCGAAAACCACAGGATAGTACTCACACCGCAGGTCCTGGTCAACCCAAGTACAAAGTCAGTATGTGTCGTGACCTGGCTTTGAGAGGTTCCTGTCCTAGGACTACAAGTTGCACTTTTGCTCATAGCGACCAGGAACTTGATAA ATACAGATCAAAGAATCGAAAGTTAACCGTGAGATCAAGCCTTTCACTGTCAAATAATTCCGAAACAAAGATAGAAAAACTGGCAGTAATATCCAACAACAAAGGATTCAAACAGTGCGATGATATAGTTTACCATTCCGGCAAACCTCACGATAATGGTCTTCGTGAAA gTACTAAGGTTAGCCCTGCACAACATCCTGCAGTTTCGAATGACAACAACTTTGTCGGGTCTCTGCCAAGTTATATATCACCTCCAACGCAGGCTTTGCCACAGCTGGCATGTGGTAAAACTGTCGAAATGCAGTATTCGCATTACGTTATGCCTGGGCCACCTGTTGAATACAATTCTCCAAACCTACCTATTTGGGACCCCTCGCAAATAACATCCACTGTACACAACAACGTGCCTAATAACAATAAGAAG CAGCGATCCGTGGCAAAAACTTTGGCGATGCTGCTCCACCGtcgtaatgaaataaaaaaacaactggaaaatattgttggaaaaCAGAGTACGACGCAGGCGAAAACT AATAACACCACTCAGGGAGATCCGTTGACATCTAATTTTTCCATATGGTCAAACATTTCTGGATCGCAAATATCTTCATCGTCCAATATAAAtcatggaaataattttcatcactcCGATTCTATATTGTTGGATGATGAATTCGTACCATTCGATGCCCCCCCAGCCAGCAAGTATGGCCCAATTTCTCGAGTCTCAAAGCCACTAATTAG TCAACGTCACCACAGATCACCGAATCCAGTACAAGCTACGGCTTTATTTGGAGAAGGAACTCCATCTGTACCAAGACGACCAATGCCTCCAGTGAGTCCTGTGACATCTTGGTACTATGGACACCAGC CGTATGCAATGGGTACAAATACTGGAGGTCAGCCTGTGCCAAGTTCTGCTCTTGGAGATGGGTACATCACAATCGGTCGAGGCATGTCTGAAACAACATCTCAAGTACAACTAGCACGTCAGGAGTCTATGTCAAAAGA TTTTAGTTTGCTGTTGGAGTCGCAAAAAGTGCAGCAGCAATTAAAGCATCTGGAAAAAAAGATTAACGATTTAAAG CTAGCCACCCAGGGAGCTGCTTTCAGTGAAGGAGAAAGATTGGCTCAGGAGTTGCAGATGATTGAGGCGGGCATTAGGGAAAAAGAAAGGGATGTACGGAATTGGAGTCCGTATGGTATGTCGTGGATTCAGCCATCAAGTAACTTAGTGCAGAATCACAACTTGAACAGGGAATACCGACCCGATGAA GAGGATACGTACGAAGCTGGAATAGCTAATGACATGCGGGAGTTGGAATTACGTTGGGAGTTTGAGTTGGAAGAGCAAGAGAAACGTTGGTCAAGCGAAGAAGATAATATCAAGAAGTAA
- the roq gene encoding roquin-1 isoform X4, which produces MPIQAPQWTEFLSCPVCRHDFDATQRGPISLGCGHTVCRTCLANLQRKQCPFDQSVINTEVERLPVNDALLQLVGSPVSPNSGGADLKLVPIENHAHYLAAKCCIEELALYLKPCQATPATGGMGLVSRPMQRKLVTLVGCQLVEPEGRARAVRAARSLGERSVTELILQHQNPQQLSANLWAAVRARGCQFLGPAMQEEVLKLVLLALEDGSALSRKVLVMFVVQRLEPHFPQASKTSIGHVVQLLYRASCFKVSKREGDSSLMQLKEEFRTYEALRREHDAQIVQIATEAGLRIAPDQWSALLYGDTGHKSHMQSIIDKLQTPQSFAQSVQELVIALQRTPDPGQLSSLRPQLELLASIDPSPETEPPTWIECRASLEAVKTVVAALVEFIQQHGNRKPQDSTHTAGPGQPKYKVSMCRDLALRGSCPRTTSCTFAHSDQELDKYRSKNRKLTVRSSLSLSNNSETKIEKLAVISNNKGFKQCDDIVYHSGKPHDNGLRESTKVSPAQHPAVSNDNNFVGSLPSYISPPTQALPQLACGKTVEMQYSHYVMPGPPVEYNSPNLPIWDPSQITSTVHNNVPNNNKKQRSVAKTLAMLLHRRNEIKKQLENIVGKQSTTQAKTNNTTQGDPLTSNFSIWSNISGSQISSSSNINHGNNFHHSDSILLDDEFVPFDAPPASKYGPISRVSKPLISQRHHRSPNPVQATALFGEGTPSVPRRPMPPVSPVTSWYYGHQPYAMGTNTGGQPVPSSALGDGYITIGRGMSETTSQVQLARQESMSKDLLLESQKVQQQLKHLEKKINDLKLATQGAAFSEGERLAQELQMIEAGIREKERDVRNWSPYGMSWIQPSSNLVQNHNLNREYRPDEEDTYEAGIANDMRELELRWEFELEEQEKRWSSEEDNIKK; this is translated from the exons ATGCCAATACAGGCACCTCAGTGGACggaatttctctcctgtccaGTTTGCCGTCATGACTTCGATGCCACCCAACGTGGGCCAATATCATTGGGATGTGGCCACACAGTCTGTCGCACTTGCCTCGCGAACCTTCAACGAAAGCAATGCCCATTTGACCAG AGCGTTATAAACACCGAAGTAGAAAGACTGCCTGTGAATGATGCGCTACTCCAGCTTGTCGGCAGCCCGGTTTCTCCTAATTCTGGCGGAGCCGATCTAAAACTTGTGCCTATTGAAAATCACGCCCATTATCTAGCCGCCAAATGTTGCATCGAAGAATTGGCGCTCTACCTTAAACCATGTCAGGCTACACCAGCCACAGGTG GAATGGGCCTTGTTTCTCGACCCATGCAAAGAAAGTTGGTTACATTGGTCGGATGTCAATTAGTGGAGCCAGAAGGACGTGCTCGAGCAGTGAGAGCAGCACGAAGCTTGGGAGAACGTTCTGTAACGGAATTGATTCTTCAGCATCAAAACCCGCAGCAGTTAAGCGCAAATTTGTGGGCCGCTGTGCGTGCTCGGGGTTGTCAATTTCTTGGTCCAG CCATGCAAGAGGAGGTACTGAAACTAGTTCTTTTGGCACTGGAAGACGGTTCTGCTCTTTCTAGGAAAGTCTTAGTCATGTTCGTAGTCCAGCGTCTGGAACCACATTTTCCCCAGGCTTCAAAAACCAGTATCGGACATGTCGTACAACTCCTTTATAGAGCGAGTTGCTTCAAG GTATCAAAACGTGAAGGTGATTCCTCGTTAATGCAACTGAAGGAGGAGTTCAGAACATACGAAGCTTTGAGAAGAGAACATGACGCTCAAATAGTTCAAATAGCCACGGAGGCAGGCCTGAGAATTGCACCTGACCAGTGGTCCGCCTTATTGTACGGGGACACGGGGCACAAATCTCACATGCAAAGTATCATTGACAAGCTTCAAACTCCGCAATCATTTGCTCAAAGTGTACAAGAACTTGTGATCGCACTTCAACGCACACCAGACCCGGGTCAGTTAAGCAGTCTTAGACCGCAGTTAGAATTGCTCGCTTCTATCGATCCCAGCCCAG AAACAGAGCCTCCGACATGGATTGAATGTCGTGCATCATTGGAAGCTGTAAAGACGGTTGTTGCTGCACTAGTAGAATTTATCCAGCAGCACGGGAATCGAAAACCACAGGATAGTACTCACACCGCAGGTCCTGGTCAACCCAAGTACAAAGTCAGTATGTGTCGTGACCTGGCTTTGAGAGGTTCCTGTCCTAGGACTACAAGTTGCACTTTTGCTCATAGCGACCAGGAACTTGATAA ATACAGATCAAAGAATCGAAAGTTAACCGTGAGATCAAGCCTTTCACTGTCAAATAATTCCGAAACAAAGATAGAAAAACTGGCAGTAATATCCAACAACAAAGGATTCAAACAGTGCGATGATATAGTTTACCATTCCGGCAAACCTCACGATAATGGTCTTCGTGAAA gTACTAAGGTTAGCCCTGCACAACATCCTGCAGTTTCGAATGACAACAACTTTGTCGGGTCTCTGCCAAGTTATATATCACCTCCAACGCAGGCTTTGCCACAGCTGGCATGTGGTAAAACTGTCGAAATGCAGTATTCGCATTACGTTATGCCTGGGCCACCTGTTGAATACAATTCTCCAAACCTACCTATTTGGGACCCCTCGCAAATAACATCCACTGTACACAACAACGTGCCTAATAACAATAAGAAG CAGCGATCCGTGGCAAAAACTTTGGCGATGCTGCTCCACCGtcgtaatgaaataaaaaaacaactggaaaatattgttggaaaaCAGAGTACGACGCAGGCGAAAACT AATAACACCACTCAGGGAGATCCGTTGACATCTAATTTTTCCATATGGTCAAACATTTCTGGATCGCAAATATCTTCATCGTCCAATATAAAtcatggaaataattttcatcactcCGATTCTATATTGTTGGATGATGAATTCGTACCATTCGATGCCCCCCCAGCCAGCAAGTATGGCCCAATTTCTCGAGTCTCAAAGCCACTAATTAG TCAACGTCACCACAGATCACCGAATCCAGTACAAGCTACGGCTTTATTTGGAGAAGGAACTCCATCTGTACCAAGACGACCAATGCCTCCAGTGAGTCCTGTGACATCTTGGTACTATGGACACCAGC CGTATGCAATGGGTACAAATACTGGAGGTCAGCCTGTGCCAAGTTCTGCTCTTGGAGATGGGTACATCACAATCGGTCGAGGCATGTCTGAAACAACATCTCAAGTACAACTAGCACGTCAGGAGTCTATGTCAAAAGA TTTGCTGTTGGAGTCGCAAAAAGTGCAGCAGCAATTAAAGCATCTGGAAAAAAAGATTAACGATTTAAAG CTAGCCACCCAGGGAGCTGCTTTCAGTGAAGGAGAAAGATTGGCTCAGGAGTTGCAGATGATTGAGGCGGGCATTAGGGAAAAAGAAAGGGATGTACGGAATTGGAGTCCGTATGGTATGTCGTGGATTCAGCCATCAAGTAACTTAGTGCAGAATCACAACTTGAACAGGGAATACCGACCCGATGAA GAGGATACGTACGAAGCTGGAATAGCTAATGACATGCGGGAGTTGGAATTACGTTGGGAGTTTGAGTTGGAAGAGCAAGAGAAACGTTGGTCAAGCGAAGAAGATAATATCAAGAAGTAA